DNA from Asanoa sp. WMMD1127:
CGCCCGGCTGGACCCCGAGGACCCGCAACCGGCCGGCGACGGCGTACGACTGGGCCCGCAGCTCCGCGAAGCTGATCGCGGTGCGCGCGCCGTCCTCGCCGACCAGCACCACGGCGTCCCGGTCGGCGGCGCCGGCCCGCAGCAGGTGCGCCCCGAAGTTCAGCGTGCCGCCGGGGAACCAGACCGCCCCGGGCATCCGCCGGTCGGCCAGCGCGCGGCGCGGCCAGGCCGTCCACTCGACGTCGAAGAACTCGGCGACCGCCGCCCAGAACTGGCCCGGCTGCGCCACCGACCAGGCGTGCAGCGCGCGGTAGTCGGTCACGTCGTCCAGCGACAGCCGGCCCTGCCCCTGGAGCCAGGCCGCGAACCGGACGATCCGGCTCTCCCGGACCGCGACCGGGTCGGGCACCCAGCCCGGAGCGGTCACAGCCGCCGCCCCGGCAGCAGCGACCCGCGGGTCAGCACCACGTCGACCGCCACGGCGACGATGAGCACGGCGCCGGTGGCGAAGTACTGCACCTCGGTCGAGAGGCCGAGCAGCTGGACGCCGTTGCTGATCGAGCCGATCACCAGGGCGCCGAGGAGGGCGGACCAGATGGAGCCGCGGCCGGCGAACAGGCTCGTGCCGCCGACCACGGCCGCGGCGATCGCGTTGAGCATCAGCGGCCCGCCGCCCGAGGTGACCGAGACGCCGAGCTGCCGGGACGCGTCGACCATGCCGGCCACGGCGGCGCAGGCGCCGAGGACCAGGAAGGAGTAGAGCACCATGCGGCGGACCGGGATGCCGGCGCGCTGGGCGGCCTCGCGGTCACCGCCGGCGGCGTACAGGTGGATGCCGTAGCGGGTCTGGGTCGTGGCGTACCAGGCGATGAGCATCATCACCGCGAGGATCAGCAGGGGCAGCGGCAGGCCGCGCTGGCGGGTCAGGGTGAACACGCCCCCGAACAGCACGACGGCGACGAGCAGCGAGGGCACGACCACCGCGGCGAGTGAGGTGAGCGAGCCGGTGGAGAGGCGCTCGCGGTGCTGGAACAGGCGGTACGCGGCGTACGCGAGCGTGCCGACCGCGGCCAGCCCGTAGCTCGCGCCCGCCGGGACCGCCGTGCTGGCGATCTTGGCGAACGGGGTGCCGGCGACGCTGACCGTGAACTCCGGCGGCAGCACGACCAGGATCAGGCCCTGCAGGATGACCATGCCGCCGAGCGTGACGATCAGCGACGGCACGCCGAACATGATGATCTGCGCCTCGACGAACGTGACGCCCATTCCGGCGACCACCGCGGCCGCGATCCCGACGGGCAGCGGGAGTCCACTGTTGACGGTCAACCCGGCCGCCACCGCCGCGCACACCCCGGACAGGACCGCCGACGACAGGTCGATCTCGCCGACGAGCAGCACGAAGACGACCCCGAGGGCGAGGATCGCGGTGGTCACGATCTGCAGGGTCAGGTTGGTGATGTTCTGGAAGCTGAGGTACGCGCTGCTCTGGCTGTAGAAGACGGCCCAGATGATCGCAAGCACGACGAGCACCGGGATGCTGCGGTGCCCCCGCGCGGCCGCCTCGATCGCCCGGGTGACCCGGGTGCGGGTGGCCGCGGGCGCGCCGACCGCGGGTGTGGTCGAGATGGTCACGGCTCTCCGCCTTCGTCGTCGGTGGACTCGGCCGCACCGGTCATCGCGCTGACCAGGTCCGCCGGGGTGTAGCCGCCGCGGGTGAACTCGGCGACCTTCGCGCCGAGCCGCAGCACGACGACCCGGTCCGCCACCTGCCGCACGTCCTTCATGTCGTGCGAGATGACCACCACGCCGCGGCCCTGCTCCCGGAGGCGGGCGATCAGGTCCAGCACCTCACCGCGCTGCGAGACGCCGAGCGCCGCGGTCGGCTCGTCGAGCAGCACCACCGCCGGGTCGCTGATCAGCGCGCGGCCGATCGCGATGCCCTGGCGCTGGCCACCGGAGAGCGCGACGACCGGCGTGTTGAGCGCCCGCAGCTTGACCGACAGCGACTCGAGCACGCGCTGCGCCTGCTCCTCCATGACGTGCCGGCGGACCCGCCGCCCGGACCAGACCGGGCCGTAGCGCTCCTGCCCGAGGAACAGGTTCTGCACCGCGTCGAGGTTGTCGCAGAGCGAGAGGTCCTGGAAGACGGTGCGGATGCCCGCCTCGGCGGCGGCCCGTGGGGACTCCAGGCGGCGGGCCTCGCCGCGGACGCGGATCTCGCCCTCGTCGTGCGGCTCCACACCGGACACGATCTTGACCAATGTGGACTTTCCCGCGCCGTTGTCGCCGACGAGGGCCACCACCTCGCCCGCGTGCACCGACAGGTCGACCTCGTGCAGGGCGCGTACGCCGCCGAAGTGCTTCGACACCTTCGTCAGCTCGAGTAGAGGGGTCATGCTTCCTTCCTCCGCCGGGCGGCCGGCGTGCCCGCCGGCCGCCCGCTGACGATGGGCTACTTGTTGCGGGTCTGGCAGGTCGGCGTCTGCGCCGCCGGGCCCGTGCAGATCTGCTGCCACGTGAACATGCCGAGGTCGACGGCCTGCTGCACCGCGTCGCCGGGGTCCTTGCCGTCCTCGAGGTGGATCAGCGTCGCGTCGAGCTTGGCCGTGGGCACCTGCATCGCGCCGTTGTCGATGGTGTCCTTGACCAGGTCGGCCGGCGGCTGCTGGCCACCGATAGCCGCAACGGCGATCTTCGCGGCGGCCTCGGCCTCGACCTTGAACGCCTTGAGCACGTTGTCCTGCTGGTCGCCGGTCAGCATGTACTGCAGGCCCGTGAGCTCCGGGTTCTGGCCGCCGTACACCGGGATCTGAACGCTCTTGCCCTTGAGCGCGGCGATGATGCCGGCCGTGATGCCGTCGTAGAAGCCGAGGAACGCCCCGACGCCGTTCTGCGTCTTGGTCAGGCACTGCTCGGTCGCCTTCGTGGCGTTGTCCGGCGCCCAGTCCTTGATGTAGTCCTCGCAGACCACCTGGATGTCGCCGCTGCTGATCAGCGGGTCGAGCACCTTGTTCTGCCCGGCCAGCATCTGCGTGGTGTAGACGTCGCCCTTGTTGCCGTACTGCCGAGCGATCTTGACCGGCTTCGCGCCGAGCTTGCCGCTGGTGACCTGCTCGGCGAAGTAGGTTGCCTGTTGCGCGCCGACCTTCTCCGGGTCGAACACGACCTGGGCGTAGAGGGTGCCCTTGATGGGCGGGTTCTCATAGCCGATGACCGGGACCTTGGCCTGCTCGGCGGCCTGCAGCAGGCCCGCGCTGGTGTTGGGGTCCGCGGCCACGACGACCAGCGCCTTGGCGCCGGCCGCGATCGCGGCGTTGGCCTGGGCGAGCTGCTGGTTGGAGTCGCCGCCGGCGTTGACGAACTTGACCTCGACGTTCGGGTCGAGCGCCTTGATCGCCTTCTCGAACGCCGGGCCGTCCTGCTGGATGTAGCGGGTCGGGGTGGTGTTGGGGGCCATGAAGTAGACGAGCTTCGAGCCGGAACCGTCGCCCGAGCCGGCGTCGTCGCCGCCGCACGCGGCGACCGAGAGGAGAAGGCTGGCGCTGGCCGCTCCGGCGATGACCGCCCGGCGGAACGCGCCATGAGACGCTTCACTGGGTACTCCTTCTGGTGAACATCGGTGTGGAGGCGCGCGGCATCGGGACGGGACCCGGGCGGGGCCGTCCGTTGTCGTGCCTGTGCCCGTCAGGGCGTAGGGAGTCCCGCGTGCTTCGCGGTGATCTGCAGGGCCAGGTGCTTGGAGTAGATGCGGACCCAGGCGAGCGGTCCGCCCATGTACCAGAACGCGGGGTGACCCGTGCGCCGGTACAGGCCGCCGATCTCGCCGTCTTCCCCGATGCCGAGGACGAGCGGGAGCCGGTCGGCGACCGCGTCGCCGAAGAGCCGGCGGGCGGTCTCGCGCATGTTCTTGTATCCCGTCGCGAGGACGACGAGGTCGGCCTCGAGCGTGCGGCCGTCCGCCAGGCGGATCCCGTCGGGCGTGAACGCGGCGAGGCCGGCGCCCTGCGCCAGCTTGATCTTCCCGTCGGCGATCAGCCCGGAGGCGCCCACGTCGATGTAGTAGCCACCGCCGTAGGCCAGCGCGTAACCCATCAAACCGGTGCCGTCGGGACCGTCGTTGCGCTTGAAGCCGACCGCGTCGAGGGCGGCGAGCAGCGCGGCGTCCTTCTCCGCGGTGGCTTTGACGCCGTCCTTGGCGAACTCCAGGACCAGCGGCCACGGGGTTCCGGCGGCCAGCAGGTCGGCGTACGCCGTCGGCGGGCCGCCCTCGACGAAGTTGCTGCCGAAGATGGCCGGGATGCCGTGCTCCTGGCTGATGATGTGGGTCGACGAGCGCTGCACGAGCGTCACGTCCGCACCGGCCTCGTAGAGGTCCTGCGCGATGTCGTGACCGCTGTTGCAGGCGCCGACGACGACCGCCTTCTTCCCCGCCCAGTCGCCGGCCGCGCCGTGACGGCTGGAGTGGTAGGTCGTCCCGGCGAACGACTCGCGGCCCGGCACGTCGGGCACGTTGGGCTCGCCGGCCGCGCCGGTCGCCAGGATGACGTCGCGGGGGCGCAGCTCGCGCTCGCCCTGCGGCGTGCGGACCCGCAGCGTCCACCGGCCGGCGGCCTCGTCGAAGTGGCTGTCGGTCAGCTCGGCCGACGTCCAGACATTGAGCTCCATCGCCGCGGCGTACGACTCGAACCAGTCGGCGATCTTGTCCTTCGGGCAGTAGACGGGCCACGAGTCCGGATAGGGCAGGTAGGGCAGGTGGTCGGCCCACACCGGGTCGTGCAGCACCAGCGAGTGGTAGCGCTTGCGCCACCCGTCGCCGACCCGCTCGCTCTTCTCGAGGATGAGCGTGTCGACGCCCATGAGGCCGAGGTTCGCGGCGACCGTCAGGCCGCCCTGGCCGGCGCCGATCACCACGACGTCGGGGTCGGGGTCGGCAATCCTCTGCTGCCGCTGTTGCAGCCAGTTGCGGCCGCCGGCCGGGTTGTGCCGCGGGCCGCGGGACCGGCGCGGGCCGATCGCCCGCTCGTGCCCCCGCAGGTCGTCGAGCTCGGTCAGCACGGTCCAGGCGACCCAGTCGCCGTTCTCCCGTCGGAGGCGCACCGCGCCGCGGCCGAAGCCGAGCGGGGTCTCGAACGTGATGAACGCTTCGACCGTGTCGCCGGCGAAGCGGGGGCCGAACTCCGTGGTCAGCCGGACGTTCGTGATCGCGTCGGGGGTCAGCCGCTCGGCCAGCATCGCGGCGACCTGCTCCTGGCCGTGGTAGGTGCCCAGGTCCCAGGTGAGCGCCAGCAGGTCGCGCCACCAGCAGTCGCGGGCCAGCAGCGCGGTGGTGCCCGCGACGTCGGCGGCGGCCAGTGTCGCGGTGATTCGGTCCAGCCACGCGGCGAACGTGGCCGCCGCCGTGGCTTCGGTCGCGATGGTCTGGTGTGTATCCGTCGCCATTGACGCGCCCTTCCGTCCGTATCAGTCTTGATACAGTCCGAGCGCTCGCTCGGTAGCGAGAGTCTGGACCCTCGACCTTGTGACGAGCAACACCTTCGTGAAACTTTCTCGCAACCCGGCCGACAAGTGAGGTGCCCATGACCGATCGGTTGACCGACCTCGTCGCGCGGACGAGGGCGTTCGTCGACGAGCACGTGATCCCCGTCGAGGACGCGTGGGACGGCGACGCCACCGCCGCGGGCGGCGACCGGCTCCGCGTCGACCTGCAGCGGGCGGCCCGGGCGGCGGGCGTGTTCGCCCCGCACGCGCCCCGCGAGTACGGCGGCCTGGGGCTTGGGATGGCCGACCGCGCGCCGGTGTTCGAGGCGGCCGGGCGGTCGGTGTTCGGGCCGATGGCGCTGAACCTCAACGCGCCCGACGAGGGCAACCTGCACCTGCTGGACCAGGTGGCGGTCGGCGAGCAGCGCACGCGCTACCTGGCGCCGCTGGCCCGCGGCGAGCAGCGGTCGGCGTTCGCGATGACGGAGCCGCCGCCCGGCGCCGGGTCGGACCCGAGCGCACTGTTGACCACGGCGCGGCGCGACGGTGCGGGGTGGCTGATCGACGGGCACAAGAAGTTCATCACCGGGGCCGACGGCGCCGGGTTCTTCATCGTGATGGCCCGGACCGAT
Protein-coding regions in this window:
- a CDS encoding ATP-binding cassette domain-containing protein; its protein translation is MTPLLELTKVSKHFGGVRALHEVDLSVHAGEVVALVGDNGAGKSTLVKIVSGVEPHDEGEIRVRGEARRLESPRAAAEAGIRTVFQDLSLCDNLDAVQNLFLGQERYGPVWSGRRVRRHVMEEQAQRVLESLSVKLRALNTPVVALSGGQRQGIAIGRALISDPAVVLLDEPTAALGVSQRGEVLDLIARLREQGRGVVVISHDMKDVRQVADRVVVLRLGAKVAEFTRGGYTPADLVSAMTGAAESTDDEGGEP
- a CDS encoding substrate-binding domain-containing protein; the protein is MAPNTTPTRYIQQDGPAFEKAIKALDPNVEVKFVNAGGDSNQQLAQANAAIAAGAKALVVVAADPNTSAGLLQAAEQAKVPVIGYENPPIKGTLYAQVVFDPEKVGAQQATYFAEQVTSGKLGAKPVKIARQYGNKGDVYTTQMLAGQNKVLDPLISSGDIQVVCEDYIKDWAPDNATKATEQCLTKTQNGVGAFLGFYDGITAGIIAALKGKSVQIPVYGGQNPELTGLQYMLTGDQQDNVLKAFKVEAEAAAKIAVAAIGGQQPPADLVKDTIDNGAMQVPTAKLDATLIHLEDGKDPGDAVQQAVDLGMFTWQQICTGPAAQTPTCQTRNK
- a CDS encoding NAD(P)/FAD-dependent oxidoreductase, with the protein product MATDTHQTIATEATAAATFAAWLDRITATLAAADVAGTTALLARDCWWRDLLALTWDLGTYHGQEQVAAMLAERLTPDAITNVRLTTEFGPRFAGDTVEAFITFETPLGFGRGAVRLRRENGDWVAWTVLTELDDLRGHERAIGPRRSRGPRHNPAGGRNWLQQRQQRIADPDPDVVVIGAGQGGLTVAANLGLMGVDTLILEKSERVGDGWRKRYHSLVLHDPVWADHLPYLPYPDSWPVYCPKDKIADWFESYAAAMELNVWTSAELTDSHFDEAAGRWTLRVRTPQGERELRPRDVILATGAAGEPNVPDVPGRESFAGTTYHSSRHGAAGDWAGKKAVVVGACNSGHDIAQDLYEAGADVTLVQRSSTHIISQEHGIPAIFGSNFVEGGPPTAYADLLAAGTPWPLVLEFAKDGVKATAEKDAALLAALDAVGFKRNDGPDGTGLMGYALAYGGGYYIDVGASGLIADGKIKLAQGAGLAAFTPDGIRLADGRTLEADLVVLATGYKNMRETARRLFGDAVADRLPLVLGIGEDGEIGGLYRRTGHPAFWYMGGPLAWVRIYSKHLALQITAKHAGLPTP